In one window of Burkholderia sp. NRF60-BP8 DNA:
- a CDS encoding CoA-acylating methylmalonate-semialdehyde dehydrogenase — protein sequence MNAAVPQTTLALPTAKLLIDGAFVDSQSAEWGDIVNPATQELIGRVPYATLDEVDAAIASAQRAFQTWKTTPIGARLRIMLKFQDLVRRNLERIAHTLTAEQGKTLPDAQGDIFRGLEVVEHACSIGTLQQGEFAENVAGGVDTYTLRQPIGVCAGITPFNFPGMIPLWMFPMAIVCGNTFVLKPSEQDPLSTMQLVELAIEAGVPQGVLNVVHGGKTVVDRLCTHPDIKAISFVGSTRVGTHVYNLGSQHGKRVQSMMGAKNHAVVLPDAHREQTINALVGAGFGAAGQRCMATSVVVLVGKARDWLPDLVDKAKALKVNAGAEAGTDVGPVVSKAAKERILSLIDAGVKAGATLLLDGRDVKVPGYEQGNFVGPTIFSGVTTDMSIYTEEIFGPVVVVLEADTLDDAIALVNANPMGNGVGLFTQSGAAARKFQSEIDVGQVGINIPIPVPVPYFSFTGSRGSKLGDLGPYGKQVVQFYTQTKTVTARWFDDDATAGGVNTTIALR from the coding sequence ATGAACGCCGCAGTTCCCCAGACCACCCTCGCCCTGCCCACCGCCAAGCTGCTGATCGACGGCGCGTTCGTCGATTCGCAAAGCGCCGAATGGGGCGACATCGTCAACCCCGCGACGCAGGAACTCATCGGCCGCGTGCCGTATGCGACGCTCGACGAGGTCGATGCCGCGATCGCGTCCGCGCAGCGCGCGTTCCAGACCTGGAAGACGACGCCGATCGGCGCGCGGCTGCGCATCATGCTGAAGTTCCAGGATCTGGTGCGCCGCAATCTCGAACGGATCGCGCATACGTTGACGGCCGAACAAGGCAAGACGCTGCCCGATGCGCAGGGCGACATCTTCCGCGGCCTCGAAGTGGTCGAGCACGCATGCTCGATCGGCACGCTGCAGCAAGGCGAATTCGCGGAGAACGTCGCGGGCGGCGTCGACACCTACACGCTGCGCCAGCCGATCGGCGTGTGCGCGGGTATCACGCCGTTCAATTTCCCCGGGATGATCCCGCTGTGGATGTTCCCGATGGCGATCGTATGCGGCAACACGTTCGTGCTGAAGCCGTCGGAGCAGGACCCGCTGTCGACCATGCAGCTCGTCGAACTCGCGATCGAGGCCGGCGTGCCGCAAGGCGTGCTGAACGTCGTGCACGGCGGCAAGACGGTAGTCGACCGCCTGTGCACGCACCCGGACATCAAGGCGATCTCGTTCGTCGGCTCGACGCGCGTCGGCACGCACGTGTACAACCTCGGCAGCCAGCACGGCAAGCGCGTGCAGTCGATGATGGGCGCGAAGAACCACGCGGTCGTGCTGCCCGATGCGCACCGCGAACAGACGATCAACGCGCTCGTCGGCGCGGGCTTCGGCGCGGCCGGCCAGCGCTGCATGGCGACGTCGGTCGTCGTGCTGGTCGGCAAGGCCCGCGACTGGCTGCCCGATCTCGTCGACAAGGCGAAGGCGCTGAAGGTCAACGCGGGCGCCGAAGCCGGCACCGACGTCGGCCCGGTCGTGTCGAAGGCGGCGAAGGAACGCATCCTGTCGCTGATCGACGCGGGCGTGAAAGCAGGCGCGACGTTGCTGCTCGACGGCCGCGACGTGAAGGTGCCCGGCTACGAGCAGGGCAACTTCGTCGGCCCGACGATCTTCTCGGGCGTGACGACCGACATGTCGATCTACACCGAAGAAATCTTCGGGCCGGTGGTGGTGGTGCTCGAGGCCGACACGCTCGACGACGCGATCGCGCTCGTCAACGCGAACCCGATGGGCAACGGCGTGGGCCTGTTCACGCAGAGCGGCGCGGCCGCGCGCAAGTTCCAGAGCGAGATCGACGTCGGCCAGGTCGGCATCAACATTCCGATTCCGGTGCCGGTGCCCTACTTCAGCTTCACCGGTTCGCGCGGCTCGAAGCTCGGCGATCTCGGCCCGTACGGCAAGCAGGTCGTGCAGTTCTACACGCAGACCAAGACGGTCACCGCGCGCTGGTTCGACGACGACGCGACGGCCGGCGGCGTGAACACGACGATCGCGCTGCGCTGA
- a CDS encoding MFS transporter encodes MQTRSTLDEHAAVATPAPERTAKHYLLAGWASMAGTTIEWYDFFLYGTAAALVFNRIFFPSLDPVVGTLAAFGTFAVGFIGRPMGGIVFGHFGDRIGRKSMLMITLLLMGVPSMIIGMIPSYDRIGYWAAALLIAMRFLQGMAVGGEWGGAVLMAVEHAPKGRKGLFGSLPQTGVGLGLILSSVAMAAVAALPEADMLSWGWRVPFLASIALVGLGWFIRAKVPESPDFEKMQRQGKAEKSPVTAALRRHPREVLTIVGARAAENTWFYMVVTFALAYATQQLHLPKAEMLHAITAGAVLSLVTMPLCGHLSDRIGQRRMFALGLVLMCAFAAPFFTMLGTQQTSYAWWAIVLGLGVVFPILYAPESLLFAQQFPAEIRYSGISLSVQLAGVIGGGFAPMIATSLLKAGGGQPHYVIAYLVGFGVFALACTALMRPART; translated from the coding sequence ATGCAGACCCGATCCACCCTCGACGAGCATGCGGCAGTCGCAACGCCGGCCCCCGAACGCACCGCGAAGCACTACCTGCTGGCCGGCTGGGCCAGCATGGCCGGCACGACGATCGAGTGGTACGACTTCTTCCTCTACGGCACGGCCGCCGCGCTCGTGTTCAACCGCATCTTCTTCCCGTCGCTGGACCCGGTCGTCGGCACGCTCGCCGCATTCGGCACGTTCGCGGTCGGCTTCATCGGGCGGCCGATGGGCGGCATCGTGTTCGGCCACTTCGGCGACCGCATCGGCCGCAAGTCGATGCTGATGATCACGCTGCTGCTGATGGGCGTGCCGAGCATGATCATCGGGATGATCCCGTCGTACGACCGCATCGGCTACTGGGCCGCCGCGCTGCTGATCGCGATGCGCTTCCTGCAGGGGATGGCCGTCGGCGGCGAATGGGGCGGCGCGGTGTTGATGGCCGTCGAGCACGCGCCGAAGGGCCGCAAGGGGCTGTTCGGCAGCCTGCCGCAGACGGGCGTCGGGCTCGGCCTGATCCTGTCGTCGGTGGCGATGGCCGCGGTGGCCGCGCTGCCGGAAGCCGACATGCTGTCGTGGGGCTGGCGCGTGCCGTTCCTCGCGAGCATCGCGCTCGTCGGCCTCGGCTGGTTCATCCGCGCGAAGGTGCCGGAGTCGCCCGACTTCGAGAAGATGCAGCGCCAAGGCAAGGCCGAGAAATCGCCGGTGACGGCCGCGCTGCGCCGCCATCCGCGCGAAGTGCTGACGATCGTCGGCGCGCGCGCGGCCGAGAACACCTGGTTCTACATGGTCGTCACGTTCGCGCTCGCTTACGCGACCCAGCAACTGCATTTGCCCAAAGCCGAGATGCTGCATGCGATCACGGCCGGCGCGGTGCTGTCGCTCGTCACGATGCCGCTGTGCGGGCATCTGAGCGACCGCATCGGCCAGCGCCGGATGTTCGCGCTCGGCCTCGTGCTGATGTGCGCGTTCGCCGCGCCGTTCTTCACGATGCTCGGCACGCAGCAGACGTCGTACGCATGGTGGGCGATCGTGCTCGGCCTCGGCGTCGTGTTCCCGATCCTCTACGCGCCGGAATCGCTGCTGTTCGCGCAGCAGTTCCCGGCGGAAATCCGCTACAGCGGCATCTCGCTGTCGGTGCAGCTGGCCGGCGTGATCGGCGGCGGCTTCGCGCCGATGATCGCGACGTCGCTGCTCAAGGCCGGCGGCGGCCAGCCGCACTACGTGATCGCGTACCTCGTCGGCTTCGGCGTGTTCGCACTCGCGTGTACCGCGCTGATGCGTCCGGCGCGCACCTAG
- a CDS encoding LysR family transcriptional regulator — MRHATEPVSGNLNWDDLRFFLEVARTQRASGAAKRLGVDYTTVARRIRALEAAMGTLLFDKSRSGGFALTAEGQRLVAYADAMETTVQSACDQIANTGEALSGHVRIGSTEGFGCFFLAPQLARFRAAHPHVTVDLLPVPHFVNLPKREADLAITLERPERGPYVVTKLCDYQLRLYATRDYLANHAPITCTDDLAQHAFISYVDDLAFSNELLYLDRAVPGATAGLRTTSVIAQYFAALQGGGLAILPCFMAAAQPALAPVLPNDVVVTRCFWLTCREDLRKLRRVTALWDYLRAAADANRALLSGESGMLRFVGEPE, encoded by the coding sequence ATGCGACATGCCACCGAGCCGGTTTCCGGCAACCTGAACTGGGACGACCTGCGCTTTTTCCTCGAGGTTGCGCGCACGCAGCGCGCGAGCGGCGCCGCGAAGCGGCTCGGCGTCGACTACACGACCGTCGCGCGGCGCATCCGCGCGCTCGAGGCCGCGATGGGCACGCTGCTGTTCGACAAGTCGCGCTCCGGCGGCTTCGCGCTGACGGCCGAAGGGCAGCGGCTCGTCGCGTATGCGGATGCGATGGAGACGACCGTGCAGTCCGCGTGCGACCAGATCGCGAATACCGGCGAGGCGCTGTCGGGCCACGTGCGGATCGGGTCGACCGAAGGGTTCGGCTGCTTTTTCCTCGCGCCGCAGCTCGCGCGGTTCCGCGCCGCGCATCCGCACGTGACGGTCGACCTGCTGCCGGTGCCGCATTTCGTCAACCTGCCCAAGCGCGAGGCCGATCTCGCGATCACGCTCGAGCGGCCCGAACGCGGGCCTTACGTGGTCACGAAGCTGTGCGACTACCAGTTGCGGCTCTATGCGACGCGCGACTATCTGGCGAACCACGCGCCGATCACGTGTACGGACGATCTCGCGCAGCACGCGTTCATCAGCTACGTCGACGATCTCGCGTTCAGCAACGAGCTGCTGTACCTGGACCGCGCGGTGCCCGGCGCGACGGCCGGTTTGCGCACGACCAGCGTGATCGCGCAGTATTTCGCGGCGCTGCAGGGCGGCGGCCTCGCGATCCTGCCGTGTTTCATGGCGGCCGCGCAGCCGGCGCTCGCGCCCGTGCTGCCGAATGATGTAGTCGTCACGCGGTGTTTCTGGCTGACGTGCCGCGAGGATCTGCGCAAGCTGCGGCGCGTGACCGCGCTGTGGGATTACCTGCGTGCGGCGGCGGACGCGAATCGCGCGTTGCTGTCGGGGGAGTCG